Sequence from the Luteibacter aegosomaticola genome:
TCGCGGAACACCACGCGGCCCGGCTCGCCCAGCTTCGACAGGGCATCGACCTCATCAAGGCCAAACGAGTTACCCGGCTGCTTCACGAACAGCGGCAGGATCACGCTCTCGTTCGGCTGCACGCGAATGACCAGGCGGCTGCCCGGACGGGCTTCACCAAACAGGCCGGGCTCGCCGCCGCGGAACTGGATGACCACCTCGGTCAGCTTCTCCGGCATGCGCTTGCCCGAGCGCAGGTAGAACGGCACGCCCTGCCAGCGCGGCGTATCGATTTCGGCCTTGAGCGCGACGAAGGTCTCGGTATTACTCGGATTCGCATCCGGCAGCTCTTCACGGTAGGCCGGCACGGGCTGGCCACCCGTGGTGCCACGCACATACTGACCGCGTGCCACGTTGGCGGCGAGATTGTTCGGGTCGAGCGGCTTCAGCGAGGTCAGCACGCGCACCTTCTCATCGCGCAGCGCATCGGCATCCAGCGACGACGGGCGCTCCATCGCGACCACGGTCAGCACCTGCAGCAGGTGGTTCTGGATCATGTCGCGAAGCGCGCCCGATCCATCGTAGTAGCCGCCGCGACCTTCCAGGCCCACCGTCTCCGCAGCGGTGATCTGAACGTATTCGATGGATTCGCTATCCCACATGCGCTCGAGCATCGGGTTAGCGAAGCGCAGCGCGATGATGTTCTGCACCGCTTCCTTACCGAGGTAATGGTCGATGCGATAGATGCTGTTTTCGGGGAAGTGGCGACCCACGCCCTCGTTCACCTTGCGAGCGGTCTCCAGGTCGGTACCGATCGGCTTCTCGAGGACGATGCGCGACTGCGCGGTGCGCAGGCCCTTCTCGTCGATGTTCTTCGCGATATCGCCGTACAGGTCAGGCGCGGTTGCGAGGTAGAAGACCCGAGCACGGCCAGCATCGTCGTTGGCCAGTTTCTCCGACAGACCCGCCCAGTTGCCGCCGGCTTCGGCGCCATTGAGGCTCACGTAATGCACCAGGCGAAGGAAACGCTGAACCGTCGCCTCGACGAACTCTTCGCCACGGATGAACTCGCGAAGCGCCTTCAGCGCCCGTTCGCGGTACGCCTCATCATCCAGCGGCGAACGCGCCGTACCGATGATCCGGGCATCCGTCGGCACCTGGCCTTCGGCAAAACGACGGTACAGCGCGGGCAACAGCTTGCGCATGGTGAGGTCGCCGGTGGCGCCGAAGATCACGTAATCGAAAGACGGAACGGGTTCGAGCTGGCTTGAAGAGGTCATGGCCTGGTATCCGAAGCAAAGGATGGCGGCGGCTTTGCCGTCGTCGACGCATTGCTGGATAAGGGGTGTTGGCCCGGATTCAAGGGGCTGGATCGATCTAAATCGTTGCCTCGGGCGCACAACACCTTTGCCACACCACTTCGCGGGAAGCCTTAGGGCGCTGGCGACCCAAGGCTGTAGAGCTCAGGATGCAGGAAAGGCGCCATCGCCAGCGCCATGGCCTGGGCATAAGCATCTTCGCGTGTCACATGGCCGTTCGTGACCAGGCCTATCGCGCCACCTTGCTGTTTGATGTTCACCGTGCCGAACAATCGATCCATGACATCGCCCAATTCCTCACCGTCGAGCAGCGCCTCGAACACTGCCGGCGGCAATGGCAACCAGGCGCTCCGCCCCACCGAGACCATCTCGCCACGTGCGATGGCGACCACACCGAAGGTGCCAGGGCCATCCTCGGTGACATCCACCCCGCCCTCGAGCGCCACGTAGAACGTCGCCTCGCCATGCTGGCGGCAATAGTTCATGCGGTTGAGTGCCCCCTCGCGGGTCTCGGCGGCCGTCATCGGCTGATCGGACACACCCGAGGGCGCGTGCATGCCCTCGCAGGTGACCAGGCGGCCGGGAAAGAGCGGCGCGAGCGCGCGCTGCACCGCCGCCACCTTGATGGGATTGCGTGACCCCACCAACACCCGGATCGGCTCATGCGCCATGGCTTAGCCCAGCGCCTTGTCGACCATGGCCTGCGCCTCTTCGAGCACGCGGGCGAGATGATCCTTGCCGCGGAAGCTCTCGCCGTAGACCTTGTAGATGTCTTCGGTGCCCGACGGGCGTGCCGCGAACCAACCTTGTGCCGAGATCACCTTGATGCCGCCAATGGGCTGGCCA
This genomic interval carries:
- the yjjX gene encoding inosine/xanthosine triphosphatase, which produces MAHEPIRVLVGSRNPIKVAAVQRALAPLFPGRLVTCEGMHAPSGVSDQPMTAAETREGALNRMNYCRQHGEATFYVALEGGVDVTEDGPGTFGVVAIARGEMVSVGRSAWLPLPPAVFEALLDGEELGDVMDRLFGTVNIKQQGGAIGLVTNGHVTREDAYAQAMALAMAPFLHPELYSLGSPAP
- the zwf gene encoding glucose-6-phosphate dehydrogenase, whose amino-acid sequence is MTSSSQLEPVPSFDYVIFGATGDLTMRKLLPALYRRFAEGQVPTDARIIGTARSPLDDEAYRERALKALREFIRGEEFVEATVQRFLRLVHYVSLNGAEAGGNWAGLSEKLANDDAGRARVFYLATAPDLYGDIAKNIDEKGLRTAQSRIVLEKPIGTDLETARKVNEGVGRHFPENSIYRIDHYLGKEAVQNIIALRFANPMLERMWDSESIEYVQITAAETVGLEGRGGYYDGSGALRDMIQNHLLQVLTVVAMERPSSLDADALRDEKVRVLTSLKPLDPNNLAANVARGQYVRGTTGGQPVPAYREELPDANPSNTETFVALKAEIDTPRWQGVPFYLRSGKRMPEKLTEVVIQFRGGEPGLFGEARPGSRLVIRVQPNESVILPLFVKQPGNSFGLDEVDALSKLGEPGRVVFRDSYEGLMLDAVKGSPALFVRKDETEAAWQWVTPILEGWSTAAAGPDSYEAGTWGPESARALLAQAGHQWVEEQAA